A genome region from Halorussus pelagicus includes the following:
- a CDS encoding 6-pyruvoyl trahydropterin synthase family protein yields MSQRALESDLSESGERTLYVGRDRPIRISSGHRIQHHDGKCSRPHGHNYEITVKVVGELRDEGWVADKGDITSVISEWDHRFLLEDDDPLVEAFEESGDGDALVVLDAPPTAEVMSSVLERRLAEELPDNVSEVAVQVSETAELCGGATF; encoded by the coding sequence ATGTCTCAGCGAGCACTCGAATCCGACCTCTCGGAGTCGGGCGAGCGCACCCTCTACGTCGGGCGCGACCGTCCCATCCGCATCTCCAGCGGCCACCGCATTCAACACCACGACGGCAAGTGCAGTCGGCCCCACGGCCACAACTACGAGATTACGGTGAAAGTCGTCGGCGAGTTGCGCGATGAAGGGTGGGTCGCGGACAAGGGAGATATTACCTCGGTAATCTCCGAGTGGGACCATCGCTTCCTGCTCGAAGACGACGACCCCCTCGTGGAGGCCTTCGAGGAGTCGGGCGACGGCGACGCGCTGGTCGTGTTAGACGCGCCGCCGACCGCCGAGGTCATGAGTTCGGTGCTGGAGCGCCGCCTCGCCGAGGAGTTGCCCGATAACGTCTCGGAGGTCGCCGTGCAGGTGAGCGAGACGGCCGAACTCTGCGGCGGGGCGACGTTTTAG
- a CDS encoding PKD domain-containing protein, translated as MTERARSVLLALLIVASSLSMGVGTVASTPTGNETTFHVTQGGQCYEISTVTSDEDTVEEFYDYRAGAGTKYGSYGEGAQAIQDNQVSHLFVYEGAEGLSLVMLHDDLNESDGGAISFDLSGLPESREWVVEDDSYENPDDNFDHGATSSSIDWMWASNRTDGAAVRGLGDSFDAITVESAFGENSWAYQDRDPQWPYAENETDWKLRSGDGTEYDLTKGQQLTIEKGSCDDDSGPSAALSASPQTAQIGESVSFDASESTKGGSAIAEYRWDFDGDGEAETNTSSPETNHTYDAADSYDASVTVVNEAGNADSATATVTVEKAGSTPGGNVTYLNATAVEVEGTYRAVDLTLGYYTESGYGQSRYVEENVSGTTVVHIEEDYGINGTVINLVGLHEDEFPGEADSQKENPRLDYYAETIKPHPVTVVVDSVTEVENGTYEVTFVADNPNEETLSLSNSTFSGNVSGEAPEEFPSGEQSVTVTWTPDSDDERAVWTLNRSKFGQSDATARTATAGELSGSDDSPPTARLSAPETGTMSQLFYPLDASGSSDDDEIVTYRWDVDGDGEVEWSDDEITSFKPYNHSMDPGTHQSTVTVVDSAGQTDSETVSYTIEKVTPNATVEASNETVAVGENVTFTASKPTQAFEDLDHFGWTVGETDGPDRTTEWTTAFEEEGEQTVSLVMRTRVGVENVVNETITVKADDGGDGGDDGDDSKEGGFDDSPNRGNTGGGLPPASPDGNDDEHDDSKAIAPLNDGDGKVGSIAVRAASASANPEINVTDTAPENVTAPSADADGFAALSYLNVSGGERVLFNVSTDRLGEASASADAVGLFRHDDGEWSAVETAHVEKTNDSHRFRANVSEGTFAVGIGKAVTSVTDLSVGSESVKSGESVEVTATVENTGHADATRKVELTVGGEAVTAETVSVAADETAEVTFTHALARSGVTELGVGDASAEVMVEQATTDESNGVETTTPGNSSGVPGFGIGVALVALVAAALVALRRQ; from the coding sequence GTGACCGAACGCGCACGGAGCGTCCTGCTGGCGCTCCTGATAGTCGCCTCATCGCTCTCGATGGGCGTCGGAACGGTCGCCTCGACGCCGACGGGCAACGAGACGACGTTCCACGTCACGCAGGGCGGCCAGTGCTACGAGATATCGACGGTGACTTCCGACGAGGACACGGTCGAAGAGTTCTACGACTACCGGGCCGGTGCCGGAACGAAGTACGGTTCGTACGGCGAAGGAGCGCAAGCCATTCAGGACAATCAGGTCAGCCACCTCTTCGTCTACGAGGGCGCGGAGGGGCTGAGCCTCGTGATGCTACACGACGACCTCAACGAGTCGGACGGCGGCGCGATTTCGTTCGACCTCTCGGGCCTGCCCGAGAGCCGCGAGTGGGTCGTCGAGGACGACAGTTACGAGAACCCGGACGACAACTTCGACCACGGCGCGACGAGTTCGTCCATCGACTGGATGTGGGCCTCAAACCGGACCGACGGTGCCGCGGTCCGCGGACTCGGCGATAGCTTCGACGCCATCACCGTCGAGTCGGCCTTCGGCGAGAACTCGTGGGCGTATCAGGACCGCGACCCGCAGTGGCCGTACGCCGAAAACGAGACCGACTGGAAGCTCCGGTCGGGCGACGGAACCGAGTACGACCTCACCAAGGGCCAGCAACTGACCATCGAGAAAGGCAGTTGCGACGACGACTCGGGACCGAGCGCCGCGCTCTCGGCGTCGCCCCAGACTGCACAGATCGGCGAATCAGTCTCGTTCGACGCCAGCGAATCGACCAAAGGCGGAAGCGCCATCGCGGAGTACCGCTGGGACTTCGACGGTGACGGCGAGGCAGAGACGAACACCTCGTCCCCGGAGACGAACCACACGTACGACGCCGCCGACAGCTACGACGCCTCGGTGACGGTCGTCAACGAGGCGGGCAACGCCGACAGCGCGACGGCGACGGTAACCGTCGAAAAAGCCGGTTCCACCCCCGGCGGTAACGTCACCTACCTCAACGCGACCGCGGTGGAAGTCGAGGGCACCTACCGCGCGGTGGACCTCACGCTCGGCTACTACACCGAGAGCGGATACGGCCAGTCGCGGTACGTCGAGGAGAACGTCTCCGGAACGACCGTCGTCCACATTGAGGAAGACTACGGCATCAACGGGACGGTTATCAACCTCGTGGGACTTCACGAAGACGAGTTCCCCGGCGAGGCCGACTCCCAGAAGGAGAATCCGCGACTCGACTACTACGCCGAAACCATCAAGCCTCATCCGGTGACCGTCGTCGTCGATAGCGTCACGGAGGTCGAGAACGGCACCTACGAGGTGACGTTCGTCGCGGACAACCCCAACGAGGAGACGCTGAGCCTGTCGAACAGCACCTTCTCCGGGAACGTCTCGGGCGAGGCTCCCGAGGAGTTCCCGTCCGGTGAGCAGTCCGTCACCGTGACGTGGACGCCTGACAGCGACGACGAGCGCGCGGTGTGGACGCTCAACCGGAGCAAATTCGGCCAGAGCGACGCGACCGCCCGGACCGCGACCGCGGGCGAACTGAGCGGGAGCGACGACTCGCCGCCGACCGCGCGGCTCTCGGCACCCGAGACGGGAACGATGAGCCAGTTGTTCTACCCGCTCGACGCCTCGGGGTCGTCCGACGACGACGAAATCGTAACCTACCGCTGGGACGTGGACGGCGACGGCGAAGTCGAGTGGAGTGACGACGAGATAACGTCGTTCAAACCGTACAACCACTCCATGGACCCCGGCACGCACCAGTCTACGGTCACCGTCGTGGACTCGGCCGGGCAGACCGACTCCGAGACAGTGAGCTACACCATCGAGAAAGTCACGCCCAACGCGACCGTCGAGGCCTCCAACGAGACGGTCGCGGTCGGCGAGAACGTGACGTTCACCGCGAGCAAGCCCACGCAGGCGTTCGAGGACTTGGACCACTTCGGCTGGACGGTCGGCGAGACTGACGGTCCCGACCGGACCACCGAGTGGACCACCGCCTTCGAGGAGGAGGGCGAACAGACGGTCTCGCTGGTCATGCGCACCCGCGTTGGCGTGGAGAACGTCGTGAACGAGACCATCACGGTCAAAGCCGACGATGGCGGCGACGGTGGTGACGACGGCGACGATTCGAAGGAAGGCGGTTTCGACGACTCACCGAACCGAGGTAACACCGGCGGCGGTCTCCCACCGGCGAGTCCCGACGGGAACGACGACGAACACGACGACTCGAAGGCCATCGCGCCGCTGAACGACGGCGACGGCAAAGTCGGGTCGATTGCGGTCCGCGCGGCCAGTGCGAGCGCGAACCCCGAAATCAACGTGACCGACACCGCGCCCGAGAACGTCACCGCTCCGAGCGCCGATGCTGATGGCTTCGCGGCGCTCTCGTATCTGAACGTCAGCGGCGGCGAGCGAGTGCTGTTCAACGTCTCGACGGACCGACTCGGCGAAGCGAGCGCGTCGGCGGACGCGGTCGGTCTCTTCCGCCACGACGACGGCGAGTGGAGCGCCGTCGAGACGGCCCACGTCGAGAAGACCAACGATTCCCACCGGTTCCGCGCGAACGTCTCGGAGGGGACCTTCGCGGTCGGTATCGGGAAGGCAGTCACGAGCGTTACTGACCTCTCGGTGGGGAGCGAATCGGTCAAGTCCGGTGAGTCCGTCGAAGTGACAGCGACGGTCGAGAACACCGGTCACGCCGACGCCACGCGGAAGGTCGAACTCACCGTCGGCGGCGAAGCCGTCACCGCCGAGACGGTCTCCGTCGCGGCGGACGAGACGGCCGAAGTAACTTTCACGCACGCGCTCGCACGAAGCGGCGTCACCGAACTCGGCGTCGGCGACGCGAGCGCCGAAGTCATGGTGGAGCAGGCAACCACCGACGAGTCGAACGGTGTCGAGACGACCACGCCCGGCAACTCCTCGGGCGTCCCCGGATTCGGTATCGGCGTCGCGCTGGTCGCGCTAGTGGCCGCCGCGCTGGTGGCCCTCCGGCGACAGTAA
- the cas6 gene encoding CRISPR-associated endoribonuclease Cas6, which translates to MRLLVRLSARADTVYDDAYHHKLRGRLWKALEGTEFEDRHDANVPSEFCYSNPFPPRDMAEGDQRTLLVASPNEELLSHVARDLQTKRELNVGEMPFYVDGLSQLSPDVGEPGTTGVIESGTGVVVRIPPRRFEEYGIDRDGDTAAFWRPKYTTEPFRVQITNNLDRKHGRFYPERPGPSDRDGPLFDTHELIKTFALPVTVTTGEQMTYVLSKWRFEYTVRDDHHRRHLNLALDCGLGERNALGFGFVNIVEDDDG; encoded by the coding sequence ATGCGGCTCTTAGTTCGACTGTCGGCACGCGCCGACACCGTGTACGACGACGCGTATCACCACAAGCTTCGCGGGCGGCTCTGGAAGGCCCTCGAAGGGACTGAGTTCGAGGACCGCCACGACGCTAACGTCCCCTCGGAGTTCTGTTACTCGAACCCGTTTCCACCGAGAGATATGGCGGAAGGCGACCAGCGAACGCTGCTCGTCGCGTCCCCCAACGAGGAACTACTCAGCCACGTCGCCCGCGATCTCCAGACGAAGCGCGAGCTAAACGTCGGCGAGATGCCGTTCTACGTTGACGGACTGAGCCAGCTTTCTCCCGACGTTGGTGAACCGGGGACCACGGGCGTTATCGAGAGCGGAACCGGCGTCGTCGTTCGTATCCCGCCACGTCGCTTCGAGGAGTACGGAATCGACCGCGACGGCGACACCGCCGCGTTCTGGCGGCCCAAGTACACGACCGAACCCTTCCGGGTCCAAATCACGAACAACCTCGACCGGAAGCACGGCCGGTTCTATCCCGAGCGTCCCGGCCCGAGCGACCGCGACGGACCGCTATTCGACACGCACGAACTCATCAAGACGTTCGCCCTGCCGGTCACGGTGACGACGGGCGAGCAAATGACCTACGTCCTCAGCAAGTGGCGCTTCGAGTATACGGTCCGAGACGACCACCACCGACGACACCTGAATCTCGCGCTCGACTGCGGTCTCGGCGAGCGCAACGCGCTGGGTTTCGGCTTCGTGAATATCGTGGAGGACGACGATGGTTGA
- a CDS encoding ComEC/Rec2 family competence protein, producing the protein MRRSRSDRSSRRYRVALVAVVVFGSLAGCVGGAPPDANSESAPLDSSRNGTLSVHFIHVGQGTSVLVVGPEGETLLYDTGNWNDDGEHVLDYLRSRNITRIDSLVTSHADADHIGGHAEVIEHFETEAEGVGAVYDPGIAAATRTYEDYLDAIEEHDVALYRTQAGDRIPMAGASVRVLVPPEDSLADRERNENSLVLRAEYGNASVLLPGDAAAAAERYLTETYRGSLNATLLAAGHHGSNSSTGRRPKPGSTG; encoded by the coding sequence GTGCGACGGAGTCGTAGCGACAGGAGCAGTCGGCGGTACCGAGTCGCACTGGTCGCTGTCGTCGTCTTCGGTTCGCTCGCGGGATGTGTCGGCGGTGCGCCACCCGACGCCAACTCCGAGAGCGCGCCGCTGGACTCGTCTCGAAACGGGACCCTCTCGGTCCACTTCATTCACGTCGGACAGGGAACCAGCGTCCTCGTCGTCGGTCCCGAGGGCGAGACTCTGCTCTACGACACCGGCAACTGGAACGACGACGGCGAACACGTCCTCGACTACCTCCGGAGTCGGAACATCACCAGAATCGACTCCCTCGTGACCTCTCACGCCGACGCCGACCACATCGGCGGCCACGCCGAGGTCATCGAGCACTTCGAGACCGAAGCGGAGGGCGTCGGCGCAGTCTACGACCCCGGCATCGCGGCGGCGACCCGGACCTACGAGGACTACCTCGATGCAATCGAGGAACACGACGTGGCGCTCTATCGGACGCAGGCGGGCGACAGGATTCCGATGGCGGGCGCGTCGGTGCGCGTCCTCGTACCACCCGAGGACTCGCTCGCCGACCGCGAGCGTAACGAGAACAGTCTCGTCCTCCGGGCGGAGTACGGAAACGCGAGCGTCCTTCTGCCGGGCGACGCCGCGGCGGCGGCCGAGCGATACCTGACCGAGACTTACCGTGGGTCGCTGAACGCGACCCTGCTCGCGGCGGGCCACCACGGGTCGAACTCCAGCACCGGTCGGCGGCCCAAGCCCGGTTCGACAGGTTGA
- a CDS encoding DUF7847 domain-containing protein, whose product MGAISALSTTGRTLKRNGVLFAAAFVIMLVSLIPSGISAVLPPAAAALASMVGSGLSLLLTPFFTGGILSMAYEGLDGTTGFDTFVSGGKDNYVRLLGSMLLFSVLISIIGFTVLVVGAVIAIFVVGTGVSGAEQALTVSGGNFAILVVVGLLGALAFLLPVLFFQFYAPAIVVSDLDIGAAFKRSALLVRRNFVSTLGYLVVAVLVGLVSGISGIGVSVVAGGGFAETTNAAGPELSLGLLAIVAVLVAVVSTVVSAFGSVYQVAFYDDCLDSVA is encoded by the coding sequence ATGGGTGCAATCTCTGCCCTCTCGACTACCGGTCGAACGCTCAAGCGAAACGGCGTGTTGTTCGCCGCGGCGTTCGTCATCATGCTCGTCAGCCTGATACCCTCCGGAATCAGCGCGGTCCTCCCGCCAGCGGCGGCGGCGCTGGCCTCGATGGTGGGGTCGGGACTGTCGCTGTTGCTCACACCGTTCTTCACGGGCGGAATCCTGTCGATGGCGTACGAAGGTCTCGACGGAACGACCGGATTCGACACGTTCGTCAGCGGCGGGAAAGACAACTACGTCCGACTGCTCGGGTCGATGCTGTTGTTCTCGGTCCTCATCAGCATCATCGGCTTCACCGTTCTCGTCGTCGGCGCGGTAATCGCCATCTTCGTCGTCGGGACGGGGGTCAGCGGTGCAGAGCAGGCGCTCACCGTTTCAGGCGGTAACTTCGCCATTCTCGTCGTAGTCGGACTGCTCGGCGCGCTCGCGTTCCTCCTCCCGGTGTTGTTCTTCCAGTTTTACGCCCCCGCAATCGTCGTCTCGGACCTCGATATCGGGGCGGCGTTCAAGCGGAGCGCGCTCCTCGTCCGCCGGAACTTCGTCTCGACGCTCGGCTATCTCGTCGTCGCGGTGCTAGTCGGTCTCGTCAGCGGTATCAGTGGTATCGGCGTCTCGGTCGTCGCCGGTGGCGGGTTTGCCGAGACGACCAACGCGGCCGGGCCCGAGTTGAGTCTCGGTCTCCTCGCAATCGTCGCCGTGCTCGTGGCCGTCGTCTCGACGGTCGTCTCGGCGTTCGGGTCGGTGTATCAAGTCGCGTTCTACGATGACTGTCTCGACTCGGTCGCCTGA
- the queC gene encoding 7-cyano-7-deazaguanine synthase QueC — MTESTSKRAVVLASGGMDSATAAYLAADEGYDCYLLHTSYGQETEDKEYECARQLADEIDAADFLRVETGHLAAIGDSSLTDDEMAVEDADLDSEEVPTSYVPFRNANLLAMATSYAEANDCEAIFIGAHSEDFSGYPDCRPAFFDAFQQVIDTGTKDETDIELRAPFVEWSKTDIAERGAELGVPYEHTWSCYRAEVPACGTCDACAFRLQAFQNIGARDPIEYEERPEYAE, encoded by the coding sequence ATGACCGAGAGCACATCGAAACGCGCGGTCGTCCTCGCCTCCGGCGGGATGGACAGCGCCACCGCGGCCTACCTCGCCGCCGACGAGGGGTACGACTGCTACCTGCTCCACACCTCCTACGGGCAGGAGACCGAGGACAAGGAGTACGAGTGCGCCCGGCAACTCGCCGACGAAATCGACGCCGCGGACTTCCTCCGGGTCGAGACCGGCCACCTCGCGGCAATCGGCGACTCCAGTCTGACCGACGACGAGATGGCCGTCGAGGACGCGGACCTCGACTCCGAGGAGGTCCCGACCTCCTACGTCCCGTTCCGGAACGCCAACCTGCTGGCGATGGCCACCTCCTACGCCGAGGCAAACGACTGCGAGGCCATCTTCATCGGGGCACATAGCGAGGACTTCTCGGGCTATCCGGACTGCCGCCCGGCGTTCTTCGACGCCTTCCAGCAGGTCATCGACACCGGCACGAAAGACGAGACCGACATCGAACTCCGTGCGCCGTTCGTCGAGTGGAGCAAGACCGACATCGCCGAGCGCGGCGCGGAGCTGGGCGTTCCCTACGAACACACCTGGAGTTGCTACCGCGCGGAGGTCCCGGCCTGCGGAACCTGCGACGCCTGCGCGTTCCGGTTGCAGGCGTTCCAGAACATCGGCGCTCGGGACCCCATCGAGTACGAAGAGCGGCCGGAGTACGCTGAATAG
- a CDS encoding RDD family protein — protein sequence MEKEDNVQSCGIGIRGVAMAIDTVIWFALFFVATFLIASVSGDIVTSSTGADADLTGTPALVALILWLGLSIGYHTILEWRYGKTIGKGLVNIRAVKDDGSSLTLGSSLTRNVLRLIDFLPLLYVIGIVFMIFSSRDQRLGDRLGGTTVVQA from the coding sequence ATGGAGAAAGAAGATAACGTACAGTCCTGTGGAATCGGTATCCGGGGCGTAGCGATGGCGATTGACACCGTCATTTGGTTCGCGCTGTTTTTCGTCGCCACGTTCCTGATTGCCTCGGTTTCGGGAGACATAGTAACCAGTAGCACGGGCGCGGACGCGGACCTGACGGGAACACCGGCGCTGGTGGCGCTCATCCTCTGGCTCGGACTCTCGATAGGGTACCACACGATTCTGGAGTGGCGATACGGAAAGACCATCGGGAAGGGTCTCGTGAACATTCGGGCCGTGAAAGACGACGGCTCGTCGTTGACGTTGGGGTCGTCGTTGACCCGGAACGTTCTGCGACTGATCGATTTTCTGCCGCTGCTCTACGTGATCGGCATCGTCTTCATGATCTTTTCGAGCCGAGACCAGCGGCTCGGTGACCGACTCGGTGGGACGACCGTCGTCCAAGCCTGA
- a CDS encoding 7-carboxy-7-deazaguanine synthase QueE has product MPVTSDVDVNPKADADADSSESASETGDELPINELFESLQGEGRLAGVPSVFVRTSGCNLRCWFCDSYHTSWEPTHATMSVAEIVAEVESYDADHVVLTGGEPLMHDAAVTLLEELDARGYHTTVETNGTVARDAPIDLASVSPKLASSTPTPEKDPTPDGNAGEWAERHEERRIDLDALATLVERYDFQLKFVVSEREDVTEITDLLGRIRDAAAVEIRDTDVLLMPEGATRERIAETRPVAAELSQEYGFRYTPRLHVTLWNDAPET; this is encoded by the coding sequence ATGCCCGTCACCAGCGACGTAGATGTGAACCCAAAGGCGGACGCAGACGCCGACTCTTCGGAGTCCGCGTCGGAAACCGGCGACGAACTTCCCATCAACGAACTCTTCGAGTCTCTACAGGGCGAGGGCCGACTCGCGGGCGTGCCAAGTGTTTTCGTCCGCACCTCGGGGTGTAACCTCCGGTGTTGGTTCTGTGACTCCTATCACACCTCGTGGGAACCGACCCACGCAACGATGAGCGTCGCGGAGATCGTCGCCGAAGTCGAGTCCTACGACGCCGACCACGTCGTCCTCACGGGCGGGGAACCCCTGATGCACGACGCCGCGGTCACGCTCTTGGAGGAACTTGACGCGCGGGGCTACCACACCACGGTCGAGACCAACGGCACTGTCGCCCGCGACGCGCCCATCGACCTCGCCAGCGTCAGTCCCAAGTTGGCCTCCAGCACGCCGACGCCCGAGAAGGACCCGACCCCGGACGGGAACGCGGGCGAGTGGGCCGAGCGCCACGAGGAGCGCCGCATCGACCTCGACGCGCTTGCTACGCTCGTGGAGCGATACGACTTCCAACTCAAGTTCGTCGTGAGCGAGCGCGAGGATGTCACCGAGATAACCGACCTGCTCGGCCGGATTCGGGACGCCGCCGCGGTCGAGATTCGGGACACCGACGTACTGCTGATGCCCGAGGGTGCGACCAGAGAGCGCATCGCCGAGACCCGGCCCGTCGCCGCCGAACTCTCCCAAGAGTACGGCTTTCGGTACACGCCGCGCCTGCACGTCACCCTCTGGAACGACGCGCCCGAAACATAA